The nucleotide sequence ttataattcctcttaatggggaaactgaagctagCAAATCACTTGAGCTTTGGAGTTCTGGGACAGAGTAGAGTAAAACAAATTGGGTATCCACACTAAGTTTGTGGTTAGCCCCCCTTAATGAATGACTCTTGACTGCCTAAGGAATAGTCAATTGGCTTAGATTGGAAATAAAGCACATCAAAGTTCCTAGGGCATGGGATTATTTCTAGCAATAGCTGTTGCAATTGCAGGTTGGCTGAAATaggaaaacaaagaggaaaagagagaaattttttttattggtttttgAAAAGTACTTTCACCATTTCTTATTTCAGATATTTAGGGAGTTTATAgtctgatatatttttaaaaatcaaatatttgtaaTTCATATTGTTAGGATGTTAAATGCAATCATTGTTAACATTCGTGAATCTAATTTCCAAGGATGAAAAACCAACAACAGACTCCCTTCTAGATATGTGGATTGGTGAAGGTGCAATTCCATGTACTCctgatataacaaaaataaagtcTAGAACAAAAACCAGCTATATAAGGTAAGTTctgcttggttttgtttttctaagatACTGGGAACTGAATAATTGTTGAAAATAGATATTTTAGGTATTAATATGTTATAAAGTTTAATattttccattagtttttttctctttttgaatttAGTTCTAAGGTATTGAGATGTTTAAgctatactaaaatatttaactTCACAGTAATTTTAAAAcctaaatttagaatattttcataaatatctaAATTTTTCTTGATGGCTATTTTACAGGTTTAAAGCACAAAGTAGTGAAGAAGAACTTATAAAATTGGCTAAACAATTTGATAAAAACATGGTGGAGCTAGATGTAAGGcaagaacaagaaaatgaaacttGTGATTTTGTCCAGACAATTTCAGAAGCAGAGATGTCAAATAATTGCAAAGAAGATGCACAGATACAGGATCTGCAGTCAGTCTCTGATAAAGTCCCTGAAACAGATATTGCTGTGATAATGAAAGAGAATTCCAATATCTCTagggaagaaaattataaaaataacagtcAAACTACTTTTGATCCAAATGCTGAagcagcccttactgctctttttgaTGGTTCAACACAGAAATGTAGTGGCCAGTTAAGCCAAGGTCTGTCTAATGTTTCTTTTACTACCACTCATAATATCCATGGCAAGAATAACACTTTGAAAGAGGAGATAGAAAATTCTACTGAAACTGTGGTCATCGAGAAACACGTGAATAAAATTTCACACCAACAAAACCTGACTCCATTGTCAGTTACTTCTGCATCAGACTCCCTTTTAATGGCAAAGTCAAATGTAACTTCCTCTTTTGCAAAGTCAGAGATTTTCAGTAAGCCTGGGAAGGTAGATGTTAGCATTGATTTTGACGATGATGATGACTGGGAACACATGCTAGCAGATGATGCTTTTGTTATGCAAATTTCTCAAGCCCCTGAACTTTTAACTACTTCTGAAACATCTCAACTAATTCTTCAGAAAGATATTTGCCTATTAACtgccaataaaaatgataaagctaaggtaggactaaatggaaatttgtCTATTGGTAAAAGTCTTTCAAAAAACTTACAAGACCTTCCTTCAGAGACAAATAACAAAGATTTCCCTGCTCCTACAAAAACTCTATTTCCTCCAAAGCCAAATAATGAGTCCACGGAATTGGAATCTACTGAGAATGATATGAAGtttgagagaaatttcaataAGACAAGTTTTCCCAACAAAATTCCAGATTATCCTGAGCTTTCTATTGCATCTAATATTCAAAAGGCAAAGGAACTTAATTGCCCTAAATTTGGACCAGATATAAAAGTTTCTGCAAAGGAGTCTGCTTTGGTGAAAAGACATACCAATCATCAATTACAAACTGGAGGAGACAGAGAAAACTGGCCTAATTGTTATCAGTCATTGAATGTGCCTGCTAAAACAAATCCTAATAACTCTACAAGAATATCTAGCAAAACCAGTTTTCATAATTTAAATCAGAAGGATGCAGCACAGCAGTGTTCTGTATTTGATGACTGGAATGATCCTAAGCTTGCTACTGAAGTTATTGAAGCATGTCATGAATTAGAGAAATCTTGGGAtgcagatgatgatgatgatgatgatttgcTTTACCAAGCATGTGACCATGTAGAAAAGCTTACCCAGCAACAGGacttaaaaaaagacaacaaagagTCTGAAAATAAGCAAATGGTCAATTATAATTCCTCTTTGGGGTTAGAAACTAATTCAATTACATCCGACAAAAGATGCCAGTTGCTGCAAAATAAACATTTGAACACAGACAATGTTTCTGCAAATGAAACAACTTTTAGAGAAATTATACAAACAGACAAGTTAACATGTAAAGCGGGTACAAGTTATGAAAATTCTACAAATACTACAGGTATTAAAAATCTGAGTGAAGAGTATAAGTACCCAAATTATCATAACAGTAATCAACATGTTTCTTGGAATAATTCTAATGTTCCAGCAGGAGTGAACAAATCCTCAATTTCTATAGGAAATTTGAGTTTGGGAATACATTCAGGCCACATGCGTACAGACATTCCTCCTTATTCAAGAAATTTGCACAATCAGAACCTTTCTCATAGTGTAATAACAACCCAGACTCATTGCCATGTTAACAACACATCAGTTCCAACATCCTCAAGTTTCTCTTTCACAAAGATTAAAAATCCTCAGACTCTTCCTCATTTTAGTCACAATAGTGTAACACCAGGAAGTAAATCTGACCCCAAAATTTTGCAGCATTCAGAGAAAAGCAAAACTCAGTTTGTCAATTCTTTGCTTGGGGAGAATGTATCACCACAACTTTTGAAGAGACAGTTTTCTGAATCTCATAAACAATCTACAAAAGGTAtgtacaaaaatttattttaagaacTGTTGTCTTAGACctgtgttggtgaatctatggcacatgtgctggaggtagctgtttcccttccctctccccaggcATGAGAACATTTCTCATATGACCCTTGTCTGTCCAGAagcctaatgggagcactttTTCCCCTATCTGGgataaggtggggggctcacatataatgtgaggattgcagtttgggcactcggtatctaaaaggtttgtcatcactgtctTATATACCTGTTCTACATACTGGGGCTAGAGGTACAGTTTGAGATATTTATAGCTATTAT is from Gracilinanus agilis isolate LMUSP501 chromosome 2, AgileGrace, whole genome shotgun sequence and encodes:
- the ETAA1 gene encoding ewing's tumor-associated antigen 1 → MLSRRRKLRESPGPKETPAPPPPPTPPTPLARDEERPPSRRLRGRRRVLREVAVASESCASVNKRTEEMCLYKTPKRLLKTSFRSPIFSSPYNDIDGQQEIFWDPNSPTTCQLDERRNKQHDRRCSVAISDIVNRIAPQDEKPTTDSLLDMWIGEGAIPCTPDITKIKSRTKTSYIRFKAQSSEEELIKLAKQFDKNMVELDVRQEQENETCDFVQTISEAEMSNNCKEDAQIQDLQSVSDKVPETDIAVIMKENSNISREENYKNNSQTTFDPNAEAALTALFDGSTQKCSGQLSQGLSNVSFTTTHNIHGKNNTLKEEIENSTETVVIEKHVNKISHQQNLTPLSVTSASDSLLMAKSNVTSSFAKSEIFSKPGKVDVSIDFDDDDDWEHMLADDAFVMQISQAPELLTTSETSQLILQKDICLLTANKNDKAKVGLNGNLSIGKSLSKNLQDLPSETNNKDFPAPTKTLFPPKPNNESTELESTENDMKFERNFNKTSFPNKIPDYPELSIASNIQKAKELNCPKFGPDIKVSAKESALVKRHTNHQLQTGGDRENWPNCYQSLNVPAKTNPNNSTRISSKTSFHNLNQKDAAQQCSVFDDWNDPKLATEVIEACHELEKSWDADDDDDDDLLYQACDHVEKLTQQQDLKKDNKESENKQMVNYNSSLGLETNSITSDKRCQLLQNKHLNTDNVSANETTFREIIQTDKLTCKAGTSYENSTNTTGIKNLSEEYKYPNYHNSNQHVSWNNSNVPAGVNKSSISIGNLSLGIHSGHMRTDIPPYSRNLHNQNLSHSVITTQTHCHVNNTSVPTSSSFSFTKIKNPQTLPHFSHNSVTPGSKSDPKILQHSEKSKTQFVNSLLGENVSPQLLKRQFSESHKQSTKEEEEKNRKYSPEEIQKKRQEALVRRMSKARTSFVNTAHS